In Herpetosiphonaceae bacterium, the DNA window ATCTACCACGGCGCGGACTCCTACGCCGGTGAGATCGGGCATCTGACGATCCGCCCGGATGGTCCTGAGTGCCTGTGCGGCGCGCGCGGCTGCCTGGAGCGGATGTGCTGCGGGCTGTGGCTGGAGCGCGACCACGGGCGGCCTGCCAAGGAGCTGCTGCGTGACGAGGCGTTCGTTCGGCGTTACGTGGTCGATCTGGCGCTAGGGCTGAAGGCGGGCATTATGCTGCTCAATCCAGGCCGGATCGTGCTCGGCGGCGGTATCAGCAAGGCGGGCGACGCGCTCTTCGAGCCGCTGCGGATCGAGCTGCGACGGCAGATCACACCGTGGTCCGGCGCGCGCATCGACGTGGTGCCTGCCGAGCTGGGCGACGACAGCGTGCTCTACGGCGCGCTGGCGCTGGCCCAAACGCTGAAGCCCTGATCCGCCGGGCTGCTCGCGCCGAAGTGCATATTTTTTGTTAGTACAATGGTCCCACATTCGCACGGCTGTATGGTATGATAGCGACACATCATCTAATCGGGTATCCGCTGAATTTCTCTAATCCTCAGTCCGTGGATCAGAAAGGGGCCAACTGTGGCATCGATCCGTCTGCGTCAGGGCCGCAAGCATCTGTTTGCCCTGGTTTCGTTGGTGCTGGTTCTGCTGGTGGTAGTTTCGGGCACGCACGCGGCGACGAGCGCCGTGTCGCGCGAGCCTATCACGATCCAGCTTTTGTCGGTGTCAGACTGGCACGCGCAGCTTGATCCGCTGTCGGTGACAGGCGTGGGCAATGTCGGCGGGGCGGCGGTGCTCTCGGCTTACTGGCAGGCCGATCGAGCGGCCAATCCCAACTCGCTGACGCTAACGGCGGGCGACGCCTACGGCGCTGCGCCGCCACTCTCCGGCTTCTTCGAGGAGGAGCCTGCCGTCAAGGCGATGAACCTGATGGGCTTCGATGTCGATACGCTCGGCAATCACAACTTCGACCGTGGCATCGCGCACTTGCAGCGCATGATCAACCTGGCGGAGTTTCAGTATGTGTCGGCCAATCTCAAGAACGTCGACGAGAATCTGCGCGGCGTCAGGCCCTTTGAGATCTTCGAGGTCGGCGGCGTGAAGGTCGCGGTGATCGGCATCACCAACCCGGAAGCGCCGACGCTGGTCTTTCCCGGCAACTTCGGCACGATCGAAGTGACCGATCCGGTTCCGGCGGCGAACAAGGCCCGCGCTGCGGCCAAAGCGGCGGGCGCGCAGGTCTTTGTGGCGATCACGCACCTGGGCATCGAGGGCACCGATCCCGTGACGGGCGCGCCGACCGGGCGGCTGATCGACTTCGCCAATAACGTCGGCGGCTTCGACGTGATCTTCGGCGATCATACGGACGTGCAGTTCAACACGGTCATCAACAACGCGCTGATCGTCGAGAACCGCAGCAAGGGCGCGACCTACTCGAAGACGAGCCTGACGATCGATCCCGAAAATGGCCGCGTGCTGGACCGCTCGGTGCAGTTCGTGACGCCGCTGAGCAGCGCTGTCACGCCCGACGCGGCGATCGTCGAGATGCTGGCTCCGTATCGCGCGCAGTTGGCCGCCGCGTTCGACGCCAGGATCGGCGTTGCGACCGATGTGTTTCCGCGCGGCGGTAACGTCGAGCGCGTGCGCGAGGTGGCGATCGGCAACCTGATCGCGGACTCGATGCGGCTGCGCTACGGCACGCAGCTTGCGCTGACCAACGGCGGCGGTATTCGCGCCGCGCTTCCGTCGAGCTACGCGCCGCTCGATAAGACGCTGCGCCGCACGACCGCAGGCTACGCGGCAGGCCCGCCATACGATCTGGTCGT includes these proteins:
- a CDS encoding 5'-nucleotidase C-terminal domain-containing protein, translating into MASIRLRQGRKHLFALVSLVLVLLVVVSGTHAATSAVSREPITIQLLSVSDWHAQLDPLSVTGVGNVGGAAVLSAYWQADRAANPNSLTLTAGDAYGAAPPLSGFFEEEPAVKAMNLMGFDVDTLGNHNFDRGIAHLQRMINLAEFQYVSANLKNVDENLRGVRPFEIFEVGGVKVAVIGITNPEAPTLVFPGNFGTIEVTDPVPAANKARAAAKAAGAQVFVAITHLGIEGTDPVTGAPTGRLIDFANNVGGFDVIFGDHTDVQFNTVINNALIVENRSKGATYSKTSLTIDPENGRVLDRSVQFVTPLSSAVTPDAAIVEMLAPYRAQLAAAFDARIGVATDVFPRGGNVERVREVAIGNLIADSMRLRYGTQLALTNGGGIRAALPSSYAPLDKTLRRTTAGYAAGPPYDLVVGDVFTVLPFGNSVVTRSVTGAQLHAILEHSVAALPSANGRFAQISGFRFTYDLSRAPGSRVVSVALNDGTPILADATSYTLATNDFVNAGGDGYTMLADGQGTTREVMADVLLDYIRQQGTITPTIDGRIAAVTP